One Amaranthus tricolor cultivar Red isolate AtriRed21 chromosome 1, ASM2621246v1, whole genome shotgun sequence DNA window includes the following coding sequences:
- the LOC130815924 gene encoding transcription repressor OFP12-like, producing the protein MASIFRKSFHQCFSKITCLPTSFSPPLTLEDDNEDAITDSLSDHHSICSSTHLSMSIIDSSESETSSSLDKSTDFSAIFASQRLIVTSPGRSNSIFDSLSSSSCEQQQLLVRGGVAIKKDSPDPYADFRKSMQEMVEAREKERKIINHESLESVRNEGDYVRNDLLEYLQELLICYLNLNPKSTHKFIIRAFSDLFVSLMSTQSHVSNSENYDN; encoded by the coding sequence ATGGCGAGCATTTTTAGGAAAAGCTTTCATCAATGCTTCTCCAAAATCACTTGTTTACCAACCTCTTTCTCTCCACCACTAACACTCGAAGACGACAATGAAGACGCCATTACCGATTCCCTCTCCGACCACCATTCCATTTGCTCTTCAACTCACCTCAGCATGTCCATCATCGACTCCTCCGAATCCGAAACCTCGTCTTCGCTCGATAAATCTACCGATTTCTCCGCCATATTCGCCTCTCAAAGGCTCATCGTCACATCCCCCGGCCGTTCTAATTCCATTTTCGACTCTCTTTCATCGTCCTCGTGCGAGCAGCAACAGTTATTAGTCAGAGGAGGAGTCGCTATAAAGAAGGATTCTCCCGATCCTTATGCCGATTTCAGAAAATCAATGCAGGAAATGGTTGAAGCTAGAGAGAAAGAAAGGAAGATCATAAATCATGAATCTTTAGAATCAGTAAGAAATGAAGGTGATTATGTAAGGAATGATTTGTTGGAGTATTTACAAGAGCTTTTGATTTGCTATTTAAACCTAAATCCTAAATCGACTCACAAATTTATTATTCGAGCCTTTTCTGACCTTTTTGTGTCACTCATGTCAACTCAATCTCATGTTTCTAATTCTGAAAATTACGATAATTAA